The nucleotide sequence TTATGAACTAATAGGAACAGCGGATTGGCCTGGCTTCTGGTCAATGGTGCTTTCATGATCTGACATTTTGGCTGTTTTAAGGAGAAATAAAACCATGACTCTCACCGATACTCAAGTTTACATAGCCCTGGCAATTGCCTTAATTCCCGCTGTCTTGGCTTTCCGTCTTTCGACTGAGCTCTACAAATAGAGGGTTAGGTGAAATCGGCCAGGCCCCCCCTTGTTTGGAGATATTCCCCCGATGACTGCCACCGCGCCTAAGCCCTCTCCCCCTGTTCGTCCAAAGCGTAATCTGTCCTTGGCGGCCAAACACAGACAAATTGGGCGGGAAATTATCGTCAAAGTTTTGATTAACTTGGGGATTGTGACCGCAGGCCTGGTCGCTCTCACACAACTTCTCCCTTACTACCTAGCTCAACGGGAAAAGCTCACGAACTTAGAAGCGGCCCAAAAAGAAGCCCAGGCCCGGGTCAATGAACTCAAAGTCCACTATCAGCAGGACAATCAACCCCAGGCCATCGAACGAATTGCCCAAGAAGATGCTAATCTCATTCGTCCCAATCAACGGCGAATTGTCTGGGTTAAACCTGGAGTCGCAGCCCACTCAGACCCGGCCCCACTCAACAGTCCCGTCCCCCAACCCAGTGATTCTACCAGCCCCCCGCCAATTCCCTAATTCT is from Synechococcus sp. PCC 6312 and encodes:
- the psaM gene encoding photosystem I reaction center subunit XII → MTLTDTQVYIALAIALIPAVLAFRLSTELYK